The Musa acuminata AAA Group cultivar baxijiao chromosome BXJ3-6, Cavendish_Baxijiao_AAA, whole genome shotgun sequence region CCTAAAGCAGCAACAGCAATACCATACATGGCAGCAAGACTAAAGCTAACAAATATGCTGATGGCAATGGCAAAAATGGGGATAATGACAGACTTGTTTTCTAAAGCCAGCCCAAAAATGACATTAGTGGCAGCTCCAGTTCGGCAGGAATCAGCAACATCTTGGACAGGACTGTAAAATGAGAAGTTAACATACGGCACTATCAATGAATTACAAAATCATGGTAGCCCATGTTTGGAAGACTAGAAGAACCAATTTTTTTTACCTATATGCATTACTCGTATAGTATTCGGTGACAAATCCAATGACCAGGCCAGCCCATAATCCAATTGCAACACAGAAGAACAATTCCCTGTCCATCTCTAACAATTAGTTTCTCTTTAAAACTTACCATTTTAAGAAACATAAGGAGCATAGTACTTACCAATTTTTTACCTGCTTCTGGTCACCAAAACTGAAAATTGTAAAAGTTGACGGGAGAGCTATCCAACTGATGATTGCAATACCAACAGTCATAAGTGCAGTAGAGATTATGAGCTGCCATTTTAAAGCAGGTTCGATTTCTTTTACAGCCTTTATCTCAAAAAAATCGGTTGCAAAGAGAGTAGTTATCAAACAAACTATGATTCCCATGGAGCTAATAAGCAAAGGGTAGCACATGGCAGTGAAATCATGGTTGACTCCAAACGAAGAAATGGAGGCAACAACAAGTGCAGCACATGATGATTCAGCATAAGAACCAAAAAGATCAGATCCCATCCCAGCAATATCTCCAACATTGTCTCCAACATTGTCAGCAATCACCTGTATTATACATACAAAATTAAAAATaggaataaaagaaaataaatcaccGACTAGAATGCTAGTATGAACTGGATAAATTTATCTGGAACTTTCGGTAGATAAAGCATAAGGAAGAAAACATGGGAAAGAAACATGACATATAGAACCAGAAGAACTTACAGCTGGGTTTCTAGGGTCATCTTCAGGAATGTTCCTTTCAACCTTACCAACAAGATCAGCACCAACATCAGCAGCTTTTGTGTAGATACCACCCCCTACTCTACCGAAAAGAGCCATGGAAGACCCACCAAGACCATAACCAGTAATTGACTCAAAAAGGCCTTCCCAGTCATCACCATAGTACAATTTGAATAAGTTGATGGCAATATAGAGGACCAACAAGCCATTTGCAGCAAGCAAGAAGCCCATGACTGCACCAGACCGGAAAGCGGTGATGAAAGCTTTTCCAACACCCTTCCTAGCTTCTAGAGTTGTTCTTGCATTAGCATAGGTTGCAATTTTCATCCCAAGAAAACCAGAAACCAGGGACGTTGTTGCACCAAGCAAGAAGGAGATTGTACTGAAGCCAGCGTTTGCAAGTGCTGGTTTGCAATACTTATCCTTGCTATAGGTACATGGTTGAGCTTTTGTGCTAAAGCCTTCCACAGAACCAAGAAATAGGAAAATCAGGACCGCAAAAGCAACCATGAAGATTCCAACATATTGGTATTCGGTGAAAAGGAATGAAGTTGCTCCTGCTCACATGCATAGCAAACATTCAGATGCATAAAGAAATAATCGACAACTCAACTGGAGTCAGAAAAATTGTCACTATATGACTGATAACTAAGGGTTTGCCTGTACTAAGTGATACTAATAATCAAGGTCTGTCGTACCGtagcgtaccacccgtaccgggcggtacataccggtccggcaggttaccggtacacggaccgcccgctaccgggcgataCGAGGCaaaatcgggcggtaacggtcgaaatttcgaccgttattgCCCggcaccactcggtaacggtcgatttcgaccgttaccgtccgacaccactcggtaacggtcaaaATCGGCTGTTACCACacagtagcagtgctacagtgttccaacggtcaatttgaccgttggagctttttctcctcctatttaaaccattcttctctcctctatttcattatactctcttaaactctctctcaaactttctttttctctcctaaactctataaaacaacgatttgtgaattcaatcgaggctaatttgggaagattgagaggaagaactttctaatcaagagatatgtattcgttttttttaattaaagagTAATTAAGACTATCCTAacttttctaatcaagaggtatgtattcgtttaCTAATCAAGAAGTATGTATTTGTAACTTGACAACACTATCCTaaccttttttttctaattttcagaTATTTTGAAGGGATAAATCGAtaaaatcaggtgtaccgctcggtacacctcggtataccggtcggtacacccgtaccgtaccgagcccgggtcgaaactccggtatggtacggtatggcGGACCTTGCTAATAATTACATATTGCACAAAAAGAATACAATCAGACCTTTTGATCAGACAAATTTGATCCAATATGCCAGATTACAATTCTATAACTAAGCAATTTCCTTTGTAATATTAATTTGAGATTGTCAGGAATAGACCCACAGATGGAAGCAACACATTCAACGATAAAGACGACTTGCATGCAATATCTGAAGATTTAAGTGACACTTAAATCAGACAAGTTTAGTCACTTGGAGAAAAAGGGGAAAAGGAAGTCTCTTTCCATGAGAAAATCGGATTAAATTCCATGATGAGTTTGTGGTTGTCCTCTGTTGTAATGTCAATTTATGATCATGGAGTTTAGAGCTGCTGTAGGTACAGAACACTAAAATAGCACCAAATCTAAATTACACTAAAATACCACCAGATctgaatttaagatcatgaaattTCATCTGacatattcttttttttatttcctccaATGCTTTCGTTCAATAAATATCATATTACTTAAAGACCACTTCTTGATGGTTTAGGTCATATAAGATTAGACGAAACAAACAACTGAATCTTCACATCTTAATCTTGCATAGCCTTAGCGTAACAAGCAAGAAGCAAATAAACTAAAACCATTGTCACAATTCTAAAACAGCTCAAAATAATCATTCCAGAAGACAAAAAAACATTAAGAGGACCAACAAAGAAAGATTATCCAAGATTGATTAACCGCACATTTATAAGTATGATAACACATTTCTAGGAGAAAACAAAATTGAAGTTACTCCCCAAATTACTTCAACCTACAGCAACAAATATCCTCGAATACGAGTAAAAAAAAGGTTTTTAACTTCAGAATTTAACCAATCTTTCAGAAAAATCAAGAAGAAGAAAACGTTAGGGCACTAGAAAAGCACGAACCAATATGTGTTCTCAAAAATTCT contains the following coding sequences:
- the LOC135640947 gene encoding pyrophosphate-energized vacuolar membrane proton pump-like, producing MGAAAILSGLLTEILIPAAAVVGIAFALVQWLLVSKVKLSPEDSANSKDGVSDYLIEEEEGLNDHNVVVKCAEIQSAISEGATSFLFTEYQYVGIFMVAFAVLIFLFLGSVEGFSTKAQPCTYSKDKYCKPALANAGFSTISFLLGATTSLVSGFLGMKIATYANARTTLEARKGVGKAFITAFRSGAVMGFLLAANGLLVLYIAINLFKLYYGDDWEGLFESITGYGLGGSSMALFGRVGGGIYTKAADVGADLVGKVERNIPEDDPRNPAVIADNVGDNVGDIAGMGSDLFGSYAESSCAALVVASISSFGVNHDFTAMCYPLLISSMGIIVCLITTLFATDFFEIKAVKEIEPALKWQLIISTALMTVGIAIISWIALPSTFTIFSFGDQKQVKNWELFFCVAIGLWAGLVIGFVTEYYTSNAYSPVQDVADSCRTGAATNVIFGLALENKSVIIPIFAIAISIFVSFSLAAMYGIAVAALGMLSTIATGLAIDAYGPISDNAGGIAEMAGMSHRIRERTDALDAAGNTTAAIGKGFAIGSAALVSLALFGAFVSRAAISTVDVLTPKVFIGLIVGAMLPYWFSAMTMKSVGSAALKMVEEVRRQFNTIPGLMDGSTRPDYATCVKISTDASIKEMIPPGALVMLTPLIVGTFFGVETLSGVLAGSLVSGVQIAISASNTGGAWDNAKKYIEAGASEHARSLGPKGSDPHKAAVIGDTIGDPLKDTSGPSLNILIKLMAVESLVFAPFFATHGGLLFKIF